Proteins encoded within one genomic window of Burkholderiaceae bacterium:
- a CDS encoding ABC transporter, ATP-binding protein 2 (cluster 4, leucine/isoleucine/valine/benzoate) yields the protein MSDNLLELQGVHTHIGAYHILHGVDLVVPRGRLTLLLGRNGAGKTTTLRTIMGLWRASQGSIRFAGQGIAALPTPRIADLGIAYVPESMGIFSDLTVKENMLLAARRAKRASQMDEARLSWIFGLFPAVGKFWNHPAGKLSGGQKQMLAVARAIVEPRELLIVDEPSKGLAPAIINNMIDAFAQLKASGVTILLVEQNLSFARRLGDSVAVMDNGRVVHAGAMQALAEDEALQQSLLGLTL from the coding sequence ATGAGTGACAACCTCCTCGAACTGCAAGGCGTGCACACCCACATCGGGGCCTACCACATCCTGCATGGCGTCGATCTCGTCGTGCCGCGAGGGCGGTTGACGCTGCTGCTCGGGCGCAACGGCGCCGGCAAGACGACCACGCTGCGCACCATCATGGGCCTGTGGCGCGCGTCGCAAGGCAGTATTCGTTTCGCTGGACAGGGCATCGCCGCGCTGCCGACTCCGCGGATCGCCGATTTGGGGATTGCCTACGTACCGGAGTCCATGGGCATCTTCTCGGACCTGACGGTGAAGGAGAACATGCTGCTGGCGGCACGCCGCGCGAAGCGGGCCTCGCAGATGGACGAGGCGCGACTGTCGTGGATCTTCGGGCTGTTCCCGGCGGTGGGCAAGTTCTGGAATCATCCGGCCGGCAAGCTCTCCGGCGGCCAGAAGCAGATGCTCGCGGTGGCGCGCGCGATCGTCGAGCCGCGCGAGCTGCTGATCGTCGACGAGCCGAGCAAGGGCCTCGCGCCGGCGATCATCAACAACATGATCGACGCGTTCGCGCAGTTGAAGGCGAGCGGCGTGACCATCCTGCTGGTCGAGCAGAACCTGAGCTTTGCCCGGCGCCTGGGCGACAGCGTCGCGGTGATGGACAACGGCCGCGTGGTGCATGCCGGCGCGATGCAGGCGCTGGCCGAGGACGAGGCGCTGCAGCAGTCGCTGCTGGGGCTGACCCTATGA
- a CDS encoding Phytoene synthase: MTPAQYVEQKAAASGSSFYYAFLFLPKPRRAAITAFYAFCREIDDVVDEVRDPGVARAKLGWWQSEIAASFAGHPSHPAMCALMPAAADYTIEQRHLQAIVEGCAMDLVQTRYGDFAALERYCHLVAGIVGEVSARIFGQTDPQTTAYAHQLGLAFQLTNIIRDVGEDAMRGRIYLPLSELQQFGVQAHEILERPRPGQGGGSFVERFGALMRFQAERARATYQRALALLPAVDRRAQKPGLMMASIYLTLLREIERDGFPVLHQRISLTPLRKFWLAWKVQALGRF; this comes from the coding sequence ATGACGCCCGCGCAGTACGTCGAGCAGAAGGCGGCGGCCTCCGGCAGCAGCTTCTACTACGCATTCCTGTTCCTGCCCAAGCCGCGCCGCGCCGCGATCACCGCTTTCTACGCGTTCTGCCGCGAGATCGACGACGTGGTCGACGAGGTGCGGGACCCGGGTGTGGCACGCGCCAAGCTCGGATGGTGGCAGTCGGAGATCGCCGCCTCGTTCGCGGGCCATCCCAGCCATCCGGCGATGTGCGCGCTGATGCCGGCGGCGGCGGACTACACGATCGAGCAGCGCCATCTGCAGGCGATCGTCGAAGGCTGTGCGATGGACCTGGTCCAGACCCGCTACGGCGACTTCGCGGCGCTCGAGCGCTACTGCCATCTGGTCGCGGGAATCGTCGGCGAGGTGTCGGCGCGTATCTTCGGGCAGACCGACCCGCAGACCACGGCCTACGCGCACCAGCTCGGGCTCGCGTTCCAACTGACCAACATCATCCGCGACGTCGGCGAGGACGCGATGCGCGGGCGCATCTACCTGCCGCTCTCCGAACTGCAGCAGTTCGGCGTGCAGGCGCACGAGATCCTCGAACGCCCGCGCCCCGGACAGGGTGGCGGCAGCTTTGTCGAGCGCTTCGGCGCGCTGATGCGGTTCCAGGCCGAGCGTGCACGCGCCACCTACCAGCGCGCATTGGCGCTGCTGCCGGCGGTCGACCGCCGCGCTCAAAAGCCCGGGCTGATGATGGCCAGCATCTATCTCACGCTGCTGCGCGAGATCGAGCGCGACGGCTTTCCGGTGCTGCACCAGCGCATCAGCCTGACGCCGCTGCGCAAGTTCTGGCTGGCCTGGAAGGTCCAGGCGCTCGGCCGCTTCTGA
- a CDS encoding ABC transporter, permease protein 1 (cluster 4, leucine/isoleucine/valine/benzoate), protein MNSTDFDPRPPLLVLLLAALAFPLIGSTSAWLTLTVAGLAMGMIIFIIASGLTLVFGLMDVLNFGQGVFIAIGGFMAATVLGAMGDWTGSGELWRNLLAVLPAIIIAMAVAGAVGFAFERVLIRPVYGQHLKQILITMGGMVIGEELIKVIWGPQLIPLPLPQALRGAVVFGDAAIAKYRVLAVVVGIVVFAALAWTLGRTKIGLLVRAGVQDREMVESLGYRIGRLFVGVFVAGSALAGLGGVMWGLYQENVVPQMGSQLNILTFIVIIIGGLGSTSGALIGALLVGLMANYTGFLAPKVALFSNIALMVAILLWRPRGVYPVTSR, encoded by the coding sequence ATGAACTCCACTGATTTCGACCCCAGGCCGCCGCTGCTGGTGCTGTTGCTGGCGGCGCTCGCGTTCCCGCTGATCGGCTCGACCTCGGCCTGGCTCACGCTCACCGTGGCGGGCCTGGCGATGGGGATGATCATCTTCATCATCGCGTCGGGGCTGACGCTGGTGTTCGGCCTGATGGACGTGCTCAATTTCGGCCAGGGGGTGTTCATCGCGATCGGCGGCTTCATGGCCGCGACCGTGCTCGGCGCGATGGGCGACTGGACCGGCTCGGGCGAGCTGTGGCGCAACCTGCTGGCGGTACTGCCGGCCATCATCATTGCGATGGCGGTCGCCGGGGCAGTGGGCTTCGCGTTCGAACGCGTGCTGATCCGCCCGGTCTACGGCCAGCACCTGAAGCAGATCCTGATCACGATGGGCGGCATGGTGATCGGCGAGGAACTGATCAAGGTGATCTGGGGCCCGCAGCTGATCCCGCTGCCGCTGCCGCAGGCACTGCGCGGCGCGGTCGTGTTCGGCGATGCGGCGATCGCGAAATACCGCGTGCTGGCGGTGGTCGTCGGCATCGTGGTGTTCGCGGCGCTGGCCTGGACGCTGGGCCGCACCAAGATCGGCCTGCTGGTGCGCGCCGGCGTGCAGGACCGCGAGATGGTCGAGTCGCTCGGTTACCGCATCGGGCGCCTGTTCGTCGGCGTGTTCGTTGCCGGCAGCGCGCTGGCCGGACTCGGCGGCGTGATGTGGGGGCTGTACCAGGAGAACGTGGTGCCGCAGATGGGCTCGCAGCTGAACATCCTCACCTTCATCGTCATCATCATCGGTGGGCTCGGTTCCACCAGCGGGGCGCTGATCGGCGCGCTGCTGGTGGGCCTGATGGCGAACTACACCGGCTTTCTGGCACCGAAGGTCGCGCTGTTCTCGAACATCGCGCTGATGGTGGCGATCCTGCTGTGGCGCCCGCGCGGCGTTTATCCGGTGACGAGCCGCTGA
- a CDS encoding Ferrochelatase, protoheme ferro-lyase, producing MALFSSELHEEVREPPAGAAHAAATAVVLCNLGTPDAPTPAALRRYLAEFLSDPRVVELPRALWWAILHGIVLRTRPAKSAAKYARIWRDDGSPLKVWTERQALLLRGWLGERGHRVSVHYAMRYGTPALPEVLDAAVKQGAARVLILPAYPQYSGTTTASVFDAVYAWAAARRTIPELRFVNGYHDDAGYIAALARRVQGHWREHGRADHMLMSFHGVPERTRRLGDPYHDQCRETARLLAERLGLAPDRHTVTFQSRFGGARWLQPYTQPTLVALARAGTRSVEVICPGFTSDCLETLDEIDHEARQAFLGAGGAAFHYIPCLNDLPAWITALCDIAQRQIAGWPTAASTAASTAPTSGA from the coding sequence ATGGCTCTGTTTTCCTCCGAACTGCACGAAGAAGTGCGCGAGCCACCCGCCGGTGCCGCGCACGCCGCTGCGACTGCCGTCGTGCTGTGCAACCTCGGCACGCCCGATGCGCCGACGCCGGCGGCGCTGCGCCGCTATCTGGCCGAATTCCTGAGCGACCCGCGCGTGGTGGAGCTGCCGCGCGCGCTCTGGTGGGCGATCCTGCACGGCATCGTGCTGCGCACGCGCCCGGCGAAGTCGGCGGCGAAATACGCCCGCATCTGGCGCGACGACGGCTCGCCGCTCAAGGTCTGGACCGAGCGCCAGGCGCTGCTCCTGCGCGGCTGGCTCGGCGAGCGCGGACACCGTGTCTCGGTGCACTACGCAATGCGCTACGGCACGCCGGCCCTGCCCGAGGTGCTCGACGCGGCGGTCAAGCAGGGCGCGGCGCGGGTGCTGATCCTGCCCGCTTATCCGCAGTATTCGGGCACGACCACGGCCAGCGTGTTCGACGCGGTGTACGCGTGGGCCGCGGCCCGGCGCACAATCCCCGAGCTGCGGTTCGTCAACGGCTACCACGACGACGCGGGCTACATCGCGGCGCTAGCGCGGCGCGTGCAGGGCCACTGGCGCGAGCATGGCCGCGCCGATCACATGCTGATGAGTTTTCACGGCGTGCCCGAACGCACGCGCCGCCTTGGCGACCCGTACCACGACCAGTGCCGCGAGACCGCACGCCTGCTGGCCGAACGGCTGGGCCTGGCCCCGGATCGCCATACCGTGACCTTCCAGTCGCGCTTCGGCGGCGCAAGGTGGCTGCAGCCGTACACCCAGCCGACGCTGGTCGCGCTCGCGCGCGCCGGCACGCGCTCGGTCGAGGTGATCTGCCCGGGCTTCACGAGTGACTGCCTGGAAACGCTGGACGAGATCGACCACGAAGCGCGCCAAGCGTTCCTGGGCGCCGGCGGCGCGGCGTTCCACTACATCCCCTGCCTGAACGATTTACCCGCCTGGATCACCGCGCTGTGCGATATCGCGCAGCGGCAGATCGCCGGATGGCCGACGGCGGCGTCGACCGCTGCGTCCACTGCGCCGACCAGCGGCGCCTGA
- a CDS encoding ABC transporter, substrate-binding protein (cluster 4, leucine/isoleucine/valine/benzoate), with the protein MLHRRLLIALGALAAVGFASAPAFAQTKEVRICHVHSMTGPLEAYGKQTQTGLMLGLNYATGGTMTVAGKKLVVIEKDDQGKPDLGKSLLAAGYSDDKCNLAVGPTSSAVALAMLPVAEEYKKILIVEPAVADSITGDKWNKYIFRTARNSSQDAISNAIALDNPNTSIATLAQDYAFGRDGVKAFKAALKHAKLVHEEFLPTNTTDFTAAAQRLIDALKDKPGRKVIFIIWAGAGNPFKIADMDLKRYGIEIATGGNILPAMAAYKQFPGMEGATYYYYGIPKNPINNWLVAEHYKEFKAPPDFFTAGGFSAAMAIVTALKKTDGNTDSNLLIKTMEGMSFETPKGKMTFRKQDHQAMQDMYAFKIKVDPALPWAVPELVKVITPDQMDVPILNHRQ; encoded by the coding sequence ATGCTGCATCGTCGCCTACTGATCGCGCTTGGCGCGCTGGCCGCCGTCGGATTTGCGTCCGCGCCGGCATTCGCCCAGACCAAGGAAGTCCGCATCTGCCACGTGCACAGCATGACCGGGCCGCTGGAGGCTTATGGCAAGCAGACGCAGACCGGCCTGATGCTCGGCCTGAACTACGCGACCGGCGGCACGATGACCGTGGCCGGCAAGAAGCTCGTCGTGATCGAGAAGGATGACCAGGGCAAGCCCGATCTGGGCAAGTCGCTGCTGGCCGCCGGCTACTCCGACGACAAGTGCAACTTGGCGGTCGGTCCGACCTCGTCCGCGGTCGCGCTGGCGATGCTGCCGGTGGCCGAGGAGTACAAGAAGATCTTGATCGTCGAACCGGCGGTTGCCGATTCGATCACCGGCGACAAGTGGAACAAGTACATCTTCCGCACCGCCCGCAACAGCTCGCAGGACGCGATCTCGAACGCGATCGCGCTCGACAATCCGAACACTTCCATCGCGACGCTGGCGCAGGACTATGCGTTCGGACGCGACGGCGTGAAGGCGTTCAAGGCCGCGCTCAAGCATGCCAAGCTGGTACACGAGGAGTTCCTGCCGACCAACACCACCGACTTCACCGCGGCCGCGCAACGGCTGATCGACGCGCTGAAGGACAAGCCGGGCCGCAAGGTCATCTTCATCATCTGGGCCGGTGCCGGCAATCCGTTCAAGATCGCCGACATGGATCTCAAGCGCTACGGCATCGAGATCGCGACCGGCGGCAACATCCTGCCGGCGATGGCGGCGTACAAGCAGTTCCCGGGCATGGAAGGCGCCACCTACTACTACTACGGCATCCCGAAGAACCCGATCAACAACTGGCTGGTGGCCGAGCACTATAAGGAATTCAAGGCTCCGCCGGACTTCTTCACCGCCGGGGGCTTCTCGGCCGCGATGGCGATCGTGACCGCGCTCAAAAAGACCGACGGCAACACCGATTCGAACCTGCTGATCAAGACCATGGAAGGCATGAGCTTCGAGACGCCGAAGGGCAAGATGACCTTCCGCAAGCAGGATCACCAGGCGATGCAGGACATGTACGCGTTCAAGATCAAGGTCGATCCGGCGCTGCCCTGGGCCGTGCCCGAACTGGTCAAGGTGATCACGCCCGACCAGATGGACGTGCCGATCCTGAACCACCGCCAGTAA
- a CDS encoding ABC transporter, permease protein 2 (cluster 4, leucine/isoleucine/valine/benzoate) encodes MLARLLSNDLPRSRPLAALLIVLFVALLFAPFLFPGVKALNVAAKILTFVVLVASFDLLLGYTGIVSFAHTMFFGIGAYGIAIAASGIGATWGALGLGLLGALAVSFVLALVIGLFSLRVKAIFFAMITLAVASAFLTLASQLSSITGGEDGLSFSLPGLLSPSHEFLDQPILGVSIDGRLLSYYLLFVIALLLVLALLRIVNSPFGRVLQAIRENEFRAEAIGYRVVVYRTASSVVSALFATLAGAMLALWLRYNGPDTSLSFEIMIDVLLIVVIGGMGTIYGALIGSVLFLVAQGYLQDLLRLAGNAVSGLPWLAQLLSPDRWLLWLGILFVLSVYYFPAGVVGRLRAIDHRPAGKGSRR; translated from the coding sequence ATGCTTGCACGCCTGCTCTCGAACGACCTGCCGCGCAGCCGCCCGCTGGCCGCGCTGCTGATCGTGCTGTTCGTGGCGCTGCTGTTTGCGCCGTTCCTGTTCCCCGGGGTGAAGGCGCTGAACGTCGCGGCGAAGATCCTGACCTTCGTCGTGCTGGTCGCCAGCTTCGACCTGCTGCTGGGCTACACCGGCATCGTCAGCTTCGCGCACACCATGTTCTTCGGCATCGGGGCGTACGGCATTGCGATCGCCGCAAGCGGCATCGGTGCGACCTGGGGCGCGCTCGGGCTCGGACTGCTCGGCGCGCTCGCCGTGTCGTTCGTTCTGGCGCTGGTGATCGGGCTGTTTTCGCTGCGCGTGAAGGCGATCTTCTTCGCGATGATCACGCTCGCGGTGGCGTCGGCGTTTCTCACGCTGGCATCGCAACTGTCGTCGATCACCGGCGGCGAAGACGGCCTGAGTTTCAGCCTGCCCGGTCTGCTGTCGCCGAGCCATGAATTCCTCGACCAGCCGATTCTCGGCGTCTCCATAGACGGTCGGCTGCTCAGCTACTACCTGCTGTTCGTCATTGCGCTGCTGCTGGTGCTGGCGCTGCTCCGCATCGTCAATTCGCCGTTTGGCCGCGTGCTGCAGGCGATCCGCGAGAACGAGTTCCGCGCCGAGGCGATCGGCTACCGTGTGGTCGTCTACCGCACCGCTTCCAGCGTCGTTTCCGCGCTGTTCGCGACGCTTGCCGGCGCGATGCTCGCGCTCTGGCTGCGCTACAACGGGCCCGACACCTCGCTGTCGTTCGAGATCATGATCGACGTGCTGCTGATCGTCGTGATCGGCGGCATGGGAACGATCTACGGCGCGCTGATCGGCTCGGTGCTGTTCCTGGTCGCGCAGGGCTATCTGCAGGATCTGCTGCGGCTCGCCGGCAACGCGGTGTCGGGCCTGCCGTGGCTCGCGCAGCTGCTGTCGCCGGACCGCTGGCTGCTCTGGCTCGGCATCCTGTTCGTGCTGTCGGTCTACTACTTCCCGGCCGGCGTGGTCGGGCGGCTGCGCGCGATCGACCATCGGCCGGCCGGGAAGGGGAGCAGGCGATGA
- a CDS encoding Squalene synthase, with translation MKQPFPSTAQPHYENFPVASWLCPPRLRPAVAAIYGFARTADDLADEGSASAAERLRDLAQYRAGLLAAAAGQPSSARWPQVFGPLQGAIREFGLPVPLLADLLDAFEQDVVKTRDGAGYATQAELLDYCRRSANPVGRLLLHLYGIADSTALAQSDSICSALQLINFWQDLGQDIARGRYYLPHADCDAHGVTRADLRDRRQTPNVTKLIAAQCGLARATMQGGAALVHRVPGRAGWELRLVVQGGLRILDKIAAIGHATLQTRPRLAAVDLAVMQWRALWM, from the coding sequence GTTCCCGAGCACCGCGCAGCCGCATTACGAGAACTTCCCGGTGGCCTCCTGGCTATGCCCGCCGCGGCTGCGTCCGGCCGTCGCCGCGATCTATGGTTTCGCCCGAACCGCCGACGACCTCGCGGACGAAGGCAGCGCTTCGGCGGCCGAGCGACTGCGCGACCTCGCGCAGTACCGGGCCGGGTTGCTCGCAGCGGCTGCGGGCCAGCCCTCCAGCGCGCGCTGGCCGCAGGTGTTCGGGCCACTGCAGGGCGCGATCCGCGAGTTTGGCCTGCCGGTTCCATTGCTCGCGGACCTGCTGGACGCGTTCGAGCAGGACGTGGTGAAGACGCGCGACGGCGCGGGCTACGCGACCCAGGCCGAACTGCTCGACTACTGCCGCCGCTCGGCAAACCCGGTCGGGCGCTTGCTGCTGCATCTGTATGGCATAGCCGACAGCACGGCGCTCGCCCAGAGCGACAGCATCTGCAGCGCGCTGCAACTCATCAACTTCTGGCAGGACCTCGGGCAGGACATCGCGCGGGGCCGCTACTACCTGCCGCATGCGGACTGCGATGCACACGGCGTCACCCGGGCGGACCTGCGGGACCGGCGCCAAACACCGAACGTGACGAAGCTGATCGCGGCGCAATGCGGACTGGCCCGCGCCACGATGCAAGGTGGCGCGGCGCTGGTGCACCGCGTGCCGGGCCGCGCCGGATGGGAACTGCGCCTCGTGGTGCAGGGCGGTCTGCGCATCCTCGACAAGATCGCCGCGATCGGCCACGCGACATTGCAAACGCGCCCCCGGCTGGCGGCGGTCGACCTCGCCGTCATGCAGTGGCGTGCGCTCTGGATGTGA
- a CDS encoding ABC transporter, ATP-binding protein 1 (cluster 4, leucine/isoleucine/valine/benzoate): MLETRDLTIRFGGHVAVNAVSCAFQPGTLTAIVGPNGAGKTTYFNLISGQLKASAGTVWLGGRDLSGLGVPARTRAGLGRAFQLTNLFPNLTVLENVRLAVQATRTGAHRHGLNLWSIWSDHGQLTQRAEEILAAVALGDKRGMPVAGLPHGDQRKLEVALLIALEPSVFMFDEPTAGMSADEAPVILDLIRALRQDKTKTILLVEHKMDVVRELADRIIVLHNGTLVADGRPAEVIALPIVQQAYLGVAPDEEAAA; the protein is encoded by the coding sequence ATGCTTGAAACCCGCGATCTGACGATCCGCTTCGGCGGCCACGTGGCCGTGAACGCGGTCAGCTGCGCTTTCCAGCCGGGCACGCTGACCGCGATCGTCGGACCGAACGGCGCAGGCAAGACCACCTATTTCAACCTGATTTCGGGCCAGCTCAAGGCGTCGGCCGGCACGGTGTGGCTCGGCGGCCGCGACCTGTCGGGCCTGGGCGTGCCGGCGCGTACGCGGGCCGGCTTGGGCCGGGCGTTCCAGCTGACCAACCTGTTCCCGAACCTGACCGTGCTTGAGAACGTGCGGCTCGCGGTGCAGGCCACGCGCACCGGCGCGCATCGCCATGGACTGAACCTGTGGAGCATCTGGAGCGACCACGGCCAGCTCACGCAGCGCGCCGAGGAAATCCTGGCCGCGGTTGCGCTCGGCGACAAGCGCGGCATGCCGGTGGCCGGCCTGCCGCACGGCGACCAGCGCAAGCTCGAGGTCGCGCTGCTGATTGCGCTCGAACCCAGCGTGTTCATGTTCGACGAGCCGACCGCCGGCATGAGCGCCGACGAGGCGCCGGTGATCCTGGACCTGATCCGCGCGCTGCGGCAGGACAAGACCAAGACGATTCTGCTGGTCGAGCACAAGATGGATGTCGTGCGCGAACTGGCCGACCGCATCATCGTGCTGCACAACGGCACGCTGGTGGCCGACGGCCGGCCGGCTGAGGTGATCGCGCTGCCGATCGTGCAGCAGGCCTATCTCGGCGTCGCGCCGGACGAGGAGGCGGCGGCGTGA
- a CDS encoding Squalene/phytoene desaturase HopC, with protein MRNGRGCASRLDEGAPLAQRERLARLEQPDRGMKVAIVGGGWAGMAAAVTAAGGGHRVTVFEAARRPGGRARALPVTLPDGQAAMLDNGQHILIGAYRETLRLMRRVGVAEEQALLRLPLALAFADGSGLALRRSGTPRALLAALATARGWDWRDKLALLRFIAAWRRRGFRCAEPLTVAELGAPLTPRLRRDFLEPLCIAALNTPVTGASGRVLLRVLHDSLWAGRGGSDLLLPRVDLGALFPNPAARWLRANGGELRCGERVTALRPLPAAGRAPRWQIGETGFDRVVLATPPSDAANVLAGSTLLAPEYIASSMRRWTDIALALRYEAIATVFAMVSQAAPRTEARAAPVAPAMPDAGATLPRAMLALRAATGAAPGAQFVFDRGRLGGPPGLLAFVASACSSERAALQTAVAEQARTQLGLDVQPVQTVLEKRATFACSPGLARPPAQIAPGLLACGDYVAGPYPATLEAAVRSGVAAAGLL; from the coding sequence ATGCGCAACGGGCGAGGCTGCGCGAGCCGGCTCGATGAAGGGGCGCCGCTGGCACAGCGGGAACGGCTGGCGCGGCTGGAACAGCCGGACAGGGGCATGAAGGTTGCGATCGTCGGCGGTGGCTGGGCCGGCATGGCTGCCGCAGTGACCGCCGCCGGCGGCGGCCACCGGGTGACCGTGTTCGAGGCCGCGCGCCGTCCGGGCGGACGCGCCCGCGCGCTGCCGGTGACGCTGCCCGACGGCCAGGCCGCGATGCTGGACAACGGCCAGCACATCCTGATCGGCGCATACCGCGAGACGCTGCGCCTGATGCGCCGCGTCGGCGTCGCCGAGGAGCAGGCGCTACTGCGGCTGCCGCTGGCGCTCGCGTTCGCGGATGGCAGCGGCCTGGCGCTGCGGCGCAGCGGCACGCCGCGCGCGCTACTGGCCGCGCTGGCCACCGCGCGCGGCTGGGACTGGCGCGACAAGCTCGCGCTGCTGCGGTTCATCGCAGCGTGGCGGCGGCGCGGGTTCCGCTGCGCCGAACCGTTGACCGTGGCCGAGCTCGGTGCGCCGCTCACGCCCCGGCTGCGGCGCGACTTTCTCGAGCCGCTGTGCATCGCCGCGCTGAACACGCCGGTGACCGGTGCGAGCGGCCGGGTGCTGCTGCGCGTGCTGCACGACAGCCTGTGGGCGGGACGCGGCGGCTCCGACCTGCTGCTGCCCCGGGTCGACCTGGGCGCGCTGTTCCCGAATCCGGCGGCGCGGTGGCTGCGGGCGAACGGCGGCGAACTCCGATGCGGCGAACGGGTGACGGCGCTGCGCCCGCTGCCCGCCGCCGGCCGGGCGCCGCGCTGGCAGATCGGCGAGACCGGCTTCGATCGCGTCGTGCTCGCAACTCCACCGTCGGATGCGGCCAATGTCCTTGCTGGTTCTACACTGCTTGCTCCTGAATATATAGCGAGCTCGATGCGGCGCTGGACCGACATCGCGCTCGCGCTGCGCTACGAAGCGATCGCGACCGTGTTTGCGATGGTGTCCCAGGCGGCGCCACGGACCGAAGCTCGCGCCGCTCCAGTCGCGCCCGCGATGCCTGATGCCGGCGCGACCTTGCCGCGAGCGATGCTGGCGCTGCGCGCTGCGACAGGCGCTGCGCCCGGCGCGCAGTTCGTGTTCGACCGCGGCCGGCTCGGCGGACCCCCAGGGTTGCTCGCGTTCGTCGCCAGCGCCTGCAGCAGCGAACGCGCCGCGCTGCAGACGGCGGTCGCCGAGCAGGCACGAACCCAGCTCGGCCTGGACGTGCAGCCGGTGCAGACGGTGCTGGAAAAGCGCGCGACCTTTGCCTGCAGCCCAGGCCTCGCGCGCCCTCCGGCGCAGATCGCGCCGGGGCTGCTCGCCTGCGGCGACTATGTCGCGGGCCCGTACCCGGCGACACTGGAAGCCGCGGTGCGCAGCGGCGTTGCTGCCGCCGGCCTGCTGTAG
- a CDS encoding Hydrolase, alpha/beta fold family has translation MTFTSNYLTCAGREIHFTDWGDPSAPVVIAWHGLARTGRDMDELAAHLSPRYRVICPDTIGRGLSQWSPSPKDEYCLAFYARIAAELLAQLGIRRAHWVGTSMGGAIGMVCASGVFEPALAGCIRSLVLNDNAPQLAEAAIERIKAYAGNPPAFATVLELEAFFRQVYKPYGWLSDAEWRRLTETSTRRLPDGRVTPHYDPAMVQQFIHHPHDYLVWDHYDAIRVPVLCLRGAQSDLVRPETTAEMLRRGPGAAGLMQVVEIADCGHAPALNVPEQLDRVSAFIDSVG, from the coding sequence ATGACGTTCACGTCCAACTACCTGACCTGCGCCGGGCGCGAGATCCACTTCACCGACTGGGGCGACCCCAGCGCCCCGGTCGTGATCGCCTGGCACGGCCTCGCGCGCACCGGCCGCGACATGGACGAGCTGGCCGCGCATCTGAGCCCTCGCTACCGCGTAATCTGCCCGGACACGATAGGCCGTGGCCTGAGCCAGTGGAGCCCGAGTCCGAAAGACGAGTACTGCCTCGCGTTCTACGCGCGCATCGCGGCCGAGTTGCTGGCGCAGCTCGGCATCCGGCGCGCGCACTGGGTCGGCACCTCGATGGGCGGCGCGATCGGAATGGTCTGCGCTTCGGGAGTGTTCGAGCCGGCGCTCGCCGGCTGCATCCGCAGCCTGGTGCTGAACGACAACGCGCCGCAGCTGGCCGAGGCCGCGATCGAGCGCATCAAGGCCTATGCCGGCAACCCGCCGGCGTTCGCGACCGTGCTGGAGTTGGAGGCGTTCTTCCGCCAGGTCTACAAGCCGTACGGCTGGCTCAGCGACGCAGAGTGGCGCCGGCTGACCGAGACCTCGACGCGGCGCCTGCCCGACGGACGGGTCACGCCGCATTACGACCCGGCGATGGTGCAGCAGTTCATCCACCATCCGCACGACTATCTTGTCTGGGATCACTACGACGCGATTCGCGTACCGGTGCTGTGCCTGCGCGGCGCGCAGTCGGACCTGGTGCGGCCCGAGACAACCGCCGAGATGCTGCGCCGCGGCCCCGGCGCGGCGGGCCTGATGCAGGTGGTCGAAATCGCCGACTGCGGCCATGCGCCGGCGCTGAACGTGCCCGAGCAGCTCGACCGGGTTTCGGCGTTCATCGATTCGGTCGGCTGA